The DNA window gtatTTTCTCACATTTGCACTCTCAGCTATTACTTTTAACCTTGAGCGGAATATGAGAGTAAAAGAGAGtaagaaaaagagagagagagagagagagagagagagaaagagaggttGTGTATTTAATACAAAGGTTAATAAAGTCTAACGCTTAATGCGGTTTTTGAACTAAcgcttataaaatttactttatacGCGCCAGCttagcgtatacttaataaattgaaaacaaaagtcaagctCGATTACGGAAatgttacaaatatttgaagaaACAGCTGTGCAAAggcaattgaaatgtgaaaagaaaacaacaaaacaaaacagaacaaCAGTctaaatgctaattaattgaaacaaacAGATGAAATGCGGTTTACAATTTGAATAGACGTAGTTAGCTAAACATGGGACTAGATGACTAATCCAACGCCGCCGCCTGGAGATTCCAGCAACAAATGTATCCACATGTGCGTCAATGCAgtccatatgtgtgtgtagaggGGGCAACTACGTGGCGCTAAACGGTGCGTAGTTAAGCCaagctaaataaatgataCACgtgccaactgctgctgttcccAACCGGTGGCAACTCGCACTCGCTTCATAAAAGTGTTGGCCGATTTGTCAATTGGCACGTCGTTGTGACATCTAAGCGCATACATATGAACATACAAAGCACCTGCTTgatgtatatacatatcttTTCCTTAATGACATTCCTCGGGTTATGCGTCATCAAATTGCTGGCGGCACATTCGCTGATTGCGCGCACTAACCCAATTAGGCAGGCAAAAGTTCAGGGACAGCTGCGGATGCACTTAGGACGAGTCTATGCAATTACTTAGAATAACCAAGTGCAATGCTCTGAAATTCATTTAAGCGTCAAAGCCAACTTCAACTCGATAAATATAACTCAATTATAGAATTGCAACACCCATTTGAGCTTTGTTGAAACTtcacaattgttgctaaataaatctaaaaataaatttaaagttgcatACTCTATTATATAGAAGCTTAAGAATATTAGCTATAACCTTTTAAGCTTTGAAGCAACTCAGGATATATGATCTTTAGCTCGATTCAGATgcttaaaaacaatgcaagatgaaatataaaactattatTGATATACATTTGATTCTTagttaagaaaaataaaactattaaaacTGTAAGCTGAAATTTGTTATATGAAGCTTGcaatataaaactattttaaataaaccaaaatttattataatttgtaaactTATCTCTTTGTCTTGTGATCGCCTCTTAAacgtttttaaataaagataaataaactgttgttaatttctaaataaatatgccgGCGCGTTTTGCcggctataaattatttttgcaattagtttttcgtaatcaaaaataaataaatcctATGTGTAATATGATTACTCTACGATTCTACAAAATGCGACGGAAATACGATCCGATGtcttttttgctgttgccgccgccgccgccgctgacGCCGATAAAAACGTATTTGTATTTCTTAGGTGTAATCAGCAATGGGCAACTGTATCGCTGATTGTAtctgtatttgtatctgtatcttccAGCGATGACGTTTGTTTACCGttggaaattgttgttgaaaacAAATGGTTTCCGTTGCGACTTTAAAGGGATTGGGGCCTGGACAGCTCTAGAGAGATTTATCAGCTAATTGGGCAGAGGCTGTGaaagaggcagcggcagcggctgcggctggTGGGaggcaatgcaaacaaatgtagAGCAAATAGAGCAGAGGGGCACCTAAAGCTCTGCTGTATCTCATGAGTAATGCCTAATTAGAGTAAAGTCAAGTTATTTGTTTTGGAATCAAGAGCACTATCAATGCCAGGTCGCTGCCAAGCAACTGTAACGTCAACAGAGGCGCCGCTGTCCAGGCGCGTTGCTCttatcaaaatgcaaataagctCTGTATGTAAAGATGTGAGACAACTGttaagagagtgagagaacgACGACTGTTATGGCTACTGCAACTGCTGACCCAAATATGCTCTAACCCCAAAGCAAAGCGGCGCATTGGCGCCaactacataaatatattcataacATACACAAGTAAAGGCATTTACTTACCGTAACAGGCTcggctgcagcggctgctgcgccTTGACAACAGCTTGACGCCTCCACCTCTgctgcattgctgctggcgctgccgctgctggcggTTTGGCGCTGCGCACGCACCTTGCTCTGCGCCTCGGCAGCAGCATAGAAAAAACGTGGCGAGggctgcgactgcgcagcTAAGCAAATGCTATTGATAAAgcacagcagtagcagcagcagcagcgatagcGTCTGTAACGTTGCTCTGCTGCGTTGGGTTTGTGTCATGGCTAAACGTGCGCTCATTTGTCTGAAGAGCGGGGGCGGGTTGTTAACTTAGGTGACTGCAAATAAAGCAAGAGTTAACAATTAAGTAAGAGTAAAGTGAGAGTGTTTAGCTGTCAAGAGACATTAGCTGTTGTTTTATGAgctgcatgcatatttatgactgtgtctatttgttgttaactAAGCATAAGTATGTGTCTACGTGCCAAAGCAACTGGTATTGGGGTCAGGCActtgttatttaataaatgttaactgTAAATGACAAAAacctttttttattgttaacttgACATtgatataaacacacacacacacacacacaaaatcaaCAACCAATGCACTGTTATCATAAACAATGACATGCCAAggtgttttttatatgtgcaTAGCATAACAATATGATTAATAATATGATATGTAATATGTTAAGTTGCCAGTTCCGGCTAAAgggcataaattaaaaggtAAGAACGCACTGCTTCCTGtttaaactaatataatatGCTAGATACATGGCTAAGAATATTTCTGACATCCGCACTCAACATAAAACATGGGCATGCATTATGATTTTAAATCTTATTATAGGTCAGTGAGCGTTTCACTTTCAGCtgtttattgctgctgctgctgctgtcgataATGCTGAATctacatacaaacatgcaTTGGCACTGATAGCGAGCTCAAGGCAGTTTATCAgctataataacaataacaataacaaaaacaaagcattgcaattcattcataaaattgcattaatacgCAATTTAGGCCCCCCCGCTACTCTAACTACAGATGCGcttagtatatttattttttttgttgtcgcgAATGTTATGCAGaagcaaaagagcaaaagTAGCGCGCGCTCAAAATAACGTGGGTggcatgcatgtgtatgtgtgtgagagtgtaaAAATAGCTTTAAGAGCAACTTGCACAGCAGCTTTGAATTccagacaacaacagcaaacgaaataaaatgcatgcgTTCTCACTGTTAACAGTTAATACCTgcataaacacaaatacaGCTGCACAAGTGCTTTTttctgcttgtgtgtgtgtgcttgacaAAAAAAGCAgagaacaataacaataattattattatgtgcgCTGCTATCAATGCTTGATaacttgtttttgctgctgctcaattcTTAGAGCCATTGAGCAAACAATTGCTGATTGATACGATAGCCCATTGCAAAGATGTTGCCGTTGCTGGTGTCGTTGCCCACCTGTAGTTTGGCTGGATGATTCATGTGATAGGAAGCAATAAACGGTGGCGTCTTAACAGAGCAATGTTAGTATGACTCAaggctgcggcggctgctgcggctgcggctgtgaCGATTAACAGTTAAAGgtaaatatgcatgtgtacgcatatgtgtatataacttatatttatttataagctgcgTGGGCTACGCTTATCAATCAGCTTTTGCCTGATTGTCCAAGCATTtcgtcagcaacagcaacagcgacgccgccgctgacGTCGACAGCGCTGTTGCATGTCAATGCCGACTGTCTATGAGtagattataaaaatttagcacgtttttttaatttgtatataaacaattgcgcCTGcctgcatttatatattgtcATTTGTGGTTCATTTgtcatttttgtattttttgtttagtttttgtttttgtgctcaACTCGTTCTGCTAACATTGCTTAAGGGTGCGTCATGGGCTTTGGCCATGTTGGCGCCAGGTAAAGAGCGAAGGGCGTGCTGCGTTGCGTAGGCGTGGCAGCTTGCACTGATCCTacagcataagcagcagcaacataaacagAGCAGCGAATAAAAAAGGCACAGGCAAATGCCAGATAATAGCAgtaaagcaaatcaattacaataaaaaaaatagtaagcaAGATGAAAAACGCGACTAGCGCTATACCCTGTAGTTTCgttaaagagagagaaaatatAAGTTATAGTCGGTTTCACATATTTtatcaaaatgtttataaataaatttaaatttaaatttataatataaattataaatttcgtataactttaataaaattttatttaattctttgcatattttactataaatttgaatttcttataGATTCTCTTCTCTCAGATTAAAGTGTAGAAGGAGtagaaaatgcataaattttattctttatatattacaaGTAAAAATTTTCTTCAAAGCTGAGGTTTGTTTTGGTTTGAGGATGATTTAAGACTTTAATAGGAATTGCTCTACTTTTTGACTAAATAGCGTGAATATATGGGTGGGTATAGACTTCTAAGTAATTACAGCTCATACGCAAAAATTAAGCGTaatgattaattttgtatatttttgtggGTTTTTAATGACTGATCAGACTTTTGACTCATGCGAACTGCAATTGATAGCGCAACTGATATACCCAAATATAcgcacttttttgtttgctctttttaAAGGGTATGCTAGTAATGGCTCAACATgagcgcaaaagtttttgtagTTCGTTTTAATAACAAACCATGTCTGGGCGACAATTTGAGGTGAAGGGCAAGTGTTGCGGGTGGGCGCTtcgcatttgcaatttttcaagATAAATAATGCACACCAGGGCAGGCAAGGCAGGGCAGGGCAGAGAGCGCTGGAATTTGTATCGTTTGAGAATGCAAACAACGATAGCTGGGAGTTGGAgttgcagctggagctggagcttaATAAAGAACACAAGCAAAGGATAAGCTTGGCACTTAATTgttacaacaataaatacaattagtttgcttgtgatcaattgtttgtattatttgtattcACTTGCTGAAATCCCATTCAAGTTATTCAATGCGCATTAATCACTATTCGgtaatgtattatttttttttgaaatttaattaaaccaCGTTTAGTTGCACACTTTGCAGTCAAGCGTTAAGCTTggggcttttttttttgtaatttattgttaacattttgttcTATTTCTAGTTCaactaacaataatttaagtaCAAAAGCGTGTTGGCAAAGCAGCTCAACGAATGGaaacacattttaaaattaaaacaacaacagccagcatttatttagtatatagTATTAATATGTCTGTATTTGTGTTaatcacacacaaaaaagttgATTCAGCTGAGGGTCGCTCTACGTTTTGGATTGCTACTggttattttatatgtttttgttttagttttcgctatacatacatttgttattattgtgttTGCACTTGTTATTAACTTTTGAGTTGTAAGCATGCACTGctaattgttttgttaacaaaaaacacacacacacacacaacaaaaaaataatgtgaAACAACGTTAAAGCTTTACGCCAAGTCTTATTAACGTGGTCAaccgatcgatcgatcgaacCAAACTCTACTGCGCTCCGAACAAAACTGTCCCCTGTATGGGCCAAGTGCGCGACTTTAAATGACAATAACGTTTGTttctttagttatttttacaGTCGCTCTCACACACGCTCAATGCGTAACGATCACTCTCTCAGTCGCTCCCAGCTAACAGACGGCTGgggctggctgctggctgctgcgttAACTTCCagttgcgctctcgctctcgctctctcacgctTTTTCACTCTTAACACTGTCTCTCTACAtgtaatgttaatgttaatgctaacgcttgctgctgttaaagTGCGTGCGTGGGTGCGATCTGCAGCAGGTGCGTTGTTAGCTAACATGGCCATGTTAAAGTTACTGTTAAACAAACTTACAAGCTTGGTtcttttcaataataattggTTGTGATTATATTTCGATGTGTACGCTTTtctttaaagttaattttcaGCTTGGAGTAcctaaataaaatgtagaaCATTATTTGTTACCGAAATACATAAAACTCAATAAGAATAATTATCAATGATTGcttattttgcttaatataaGCTGAATACGTTTTTAACGGTTCTCTTATATAATATtcctttaacattttttttctgcttcaagaacaattattttttaatagttagctcaaaaacattttactGTAGACTGTcgatatttaataaataaataaataagactCATCGGCATATTACACCTTGTGGTTTACGATTATTATGACatagttaataaatacttttaataattaCGCTATTGAGCTttacttaacatttttattgtttttgcttaccGTAAAACTCAATAGAATTTTGCGACTTTTTAGATTACGTTAGATTCTTCAAAGTTTGATCAACCTActttacaaatttacaattaaggTAGTCTTTAAATTAGAACACtgtgtttaataatatttaataatgatATTTGTTGATACTTAATACACATATAGCCGCCAATTTACCAACATTTGTATTATCTAAAATGCTTAGGTTTCGAAGTATACCTTAATTGTCGATTTTagttaaagcttaataaatatgagTCTCTCAATAGTAGAgcaattcattaaaatatttccgCATTCCTACTCttgctttatatttgtgctgaaattgttttaaatacaaatcatttgtataataattcaatacaATTTGCTTTGTAGTATGAAGCAAAGTAtatgatataaataaatacataacttAGTCATATATGGGGCGATTTTTAATAGCACTGGCTTGCATTAATCATTAAAGATTAAAACTGATGCCAATATGcgaaacttattttatttttgcaatcaatATGCAATGCTTTTCGCAAAACAAGAAACATTAAAAGCCTCTACCCAAATATAGTTATCCGAATTCCCTTCCAAATTTCCTTCTCTAAAGCACCTTagagaatttaataaatatttccatTCTCTCCATCGTGCGGGCTCTGCTGTGCAGTTATTCCCACTTATTACTATTAACATTCGTCAGTCAGCTagtaaaactattttatttaaatataaataataacagcagtaaaaatttataagtgTTAATGTGAGTTTTTCTTATACAAGTTGGCACTGACTCtctagtttttagttttaatttagttttctcCCGCATATGACGTCTTTATGTGATTGGCTAGCTGGAGTCGTATCGGCTGCGAAgaacttttggctttggcatgtGACATCTTCGCCACATTGGAACGCAGCCTAATTCCagaatttgtaaataaaaaataaaattctcgCTTCAAAGCTTACTAaagccaatttttttttaaatattattaataagcatATTCATATTAATAAGCATACGTCAaagttgataaaaaaaatgtaaatagctCTGAGGCggtgcttttaatttgtttgcttgttttagtttatttttcttaaaattatgtttgccaacaatttgttgcacaacATTACGCTGAAAAGCatgcagcattttgttgcaggcataatttgtaaataatgcTGCATGCTTTTCAGCTTAACGTTgtgcaaaaaatgtttgcaagtTAAAATACCCAACAAAATGTTAGAGCAGTTGTTTGTGAGCAATTTAAACCATTTATTTTGCCGCTTAGCAAACATTTCGCTTGAGTTTATAAACCAGTTATGAACAGACATATGCTGAACTGTGTGAGATAATAAAccactaaataataatagatcGAGTGATCAGAACCTGCTTTTGTGGCTATAGctacaatatattatattgttgcatgaaaaaataagtaagcttataaatgtatttgtgtgttgttAGTTGGAACGCAAAAGTTGCTTATCAGCATCAACAGTTATTCTCGCAGCTGTGGTGGGTGCCGCCAAGCCAAGTTCAAGCTCAGTCGCAAGATGAGAACGCAGTCGCTTGCATTGCTCAGCTTGAGCCTGTgggtcatcatcatcagcagcagcttcgatGCGGTGCTAAGCAAGCGTTATATGCGCTGCGAGTTGGCCcgcaagctgctgcagcagcacggCTTTGAGCGCAGCTTGTTGCCCGTTTGTAAGTAAGGAGAACACAGCTGGAATTAATTGGCTTAATGTCTTTGCTCTAGGGATCTGCTTGCTGGAGCATGAAAGCGACTTGGACACAGCCAAGATAACAGCAAATCCAAATGGCTCAAGCAGCTATGGACTGTTTCAGATCAACACTCGCTATTGCCAGCAGGACAGACGCGGCGGCGTTTGCAATATCAAATGCGAAGGCAAGTTCAAACCCCCCTCGCAATCAAAACCAAagtcaattatttgtttgcgttttgcaGATTTGCTGGATGAGAATTTGCGTGAGTCGGCCAGCTGTGCTAAGCGCATACAAACTTCGGAGGGATTTCGGCATTGGAACGGCTGGCAACGCTATTGTCGCAATACTCAGAATTTGCCAAATCTAAAAGTTATATGCGGCATTTAGTTTTTGattatatgcaaatacaaatacatatatgtatgtatggctaaaaactacaaattaaatCCCACTGTAGCGTTATCGCTGTTCATTGCTTACTTCCGCGCccacgctctctctcgctcgctttcgctctcacgctcatttgcttttgtagcttgacgcgctgctgtttgcttatcgTTGCTCTCACGCTCTATCGCCACTCACTTGGCGCGCTCTCTTGCTTTTGTGGAATGGggttttgctttgtgtttcATTCGACGACCGCAGCTGAGGCGAGGCGAACGTTTCTGAAATCGCCTCCGCGTCCACCTTCGGAACAGTTGTAAACGTTTAACAAATCAATAtcatattgctgttgttgttgttgctgctgttctaaCTGTGAAACGAATCGAGTACAAAGTACTTGGGTGTATACTTGGGtgttatatgcaaattactGCATTGATCTGTGCTTGAGTGTGAACAACTATGAAACCCCCTGCAATATATTTACTTGTGAAAAAGTTTATATGAGGCAAATGCCTATGAAACTTGTGTCAGTGCTTCCctttctttaaaaaaatcagcaatatataagtatatatatagctgagTGGTCCctcaataaaagcaaatgcataaataatttttcattacagctttgtttatgcttaagccataaaatatatgcactttggaaaagctttaagctgtgtgtgattttttttttatgtttcctaatgaataataaataataatattgaaatattataaagaTGTATAGGAATATTATTTTACAGTGAAAGTGTTTTAGTTATTACAGGCTCTATtgtaatatacaaaataaatattaaatttaatataaattggaaggagcagcagttgccatataaacttaagtttaatttgaaataaaagaatttattactGCACTAAAAgttcgttgtttttttttattgtgtttcaagagtgtatatatataattttgatatCAAAATATGGTTTCAACATCATAAGCAAAGTGCAAACATTGCCTATACAGAAAATATGGATATTATGTTTCAAGCATTTATTgagaatttgttttttagttttatttaagttaCAGAGGCCATTGAGGCCTTTGACTAAATAATACAGTTATATAGTTGCTTAAGACTAGTTTGTTGTGAAAGAATAGTAATTACATGttgaatatttgtatattatatacaaatgcatattattttatttatttatgtttggtTGAAATGGAAAATTCTGGAAACATGAAACACAGATTTGTTCTGATGCGACTAATGCATGAATAGCTCTACGTTCTTGTAGAGTTGTGGAGCATTATGTTGATCCTATGTATGCTCATGCATAAAGTCTACAAAGGCTTTATTTCCATATTATtctattactattatttttagcatattatGTAAGAAGTACAAAGTGTCAGTCGAATTTCGCCCTTGGACTAGCAAATTGCGTTTTACTAGAACGGCAATGtaattgcatatttcatgATATTGTGAAATTGACAATCAGcacacaaaaagaaagaaaaaccaaaacaaatcaaGTTTGAGTgcgtgtgtctctctctctctctctctctctgtctgtctgtcagtttgcattgcattgtttttcTCTTGCGCAGTTAGTTGCACACGCTCTCAGTGGCGCTCTCAGCTGACGTGGGGATCTCTGATAGTATTTTCGACGTCGCAGTTGGCGTCGCTGTCGACGTCAAACGTTTGAAAACGTTCAGCGCTGCCTATAAAAGCTGCCGGCCGGCTAACTTCAGACATCAGTCGAAGCATTGAAAACATTCAAAACGTAGCAGAACGTAAATTAtcacaaacaatttatttttaatttactaacAATGAAGCCGCAAAACGTACCGGAGAACATTGAGGACAATGAGTTTGAGTCATTGATGGAGCCTGAAGAGCCGCAGTCGacggaggagcagcagccgccgcagtcgaccgagcagcagcagcagctagaggCTCAGTTGAATAAGAAGAGCCTGCGTCATTTTGAAAAGGCGGCCAAGCGAGTTTACAAGGCGCAGTGCAACTTGGAAAAGGCGGTGGCTGAGCTGAATGCGCTTGTCatggaggagcagcagcagcagctggagcaggagaCGCGTGGCCAAAGCAagaagcagcgcaagcagcagaagaaggcTGCCAAGAAGGCTAAGAAGCAAGCGAAGAAGCAGGCGAAGAAGCTAAAGAAGCAAGccaagcgtcagcagcagcaggagcagggtGTGGAACCGCAGGGAATGCGTTCGCGTTCGAGCAGCGTTAGCTCCAACTCGAGTAGCTCTAGTagctccagcagctccagTTCTAGTTCGAGCTCTAGCGAAAGTGACAGCCCTGCTCGACGCTGTGGACGCCGCATGTTCGGTGGACATCATCGTGGACATGGACATCATCGCGGATATGGACATCATGGTCCGCATCATCGCGGTCCGGCTCATCATCACGGTCCGCATCAGCACCATGGTCCGGCCCATCATTATGGTCCGCTCCATCATCGCGGTGGCCATCACCACTTTGCGCAtccgcatcatcatcatgctTGCGGGCCAGCTGCTTGGATGGAGCGCGGACACATGTGCGATCCGGCGCAGTTTTTTCGGAGCGCGGGTCTGCCGTGTACCCATACACCATACACGGCACATCCAACGGAGTGTCCACCATGTAGGCGGCACACGATTTCAGAGGATCCAACTG is part of the Drosophila busckii strain San Diego stock center, stock number 13000-0081.31 chromosome X, ASM1175060v1, whole genome shotgun sequence genome and encodes:
- the LOC108605059 gene encoding midnolin homolog produces the protein MEEQQQQLEQETRGQSKKQRKQQKKAAKKAKKQAKKQAKKLKKQAKRQQQQEQGVEPQGMRSRSSSVSSNSSSSSSSSSSSSSSSSSESDSPARRCGRRMFGGHHRGHGHHRGYGHHGPHHRGPAHHHGPHQHHGPAHHYGPLHHRGGHHHFAHPHHHHACGPAAWMERGHMCDPAQFFRSAGGTRFQRIQLLDITATPTQGYVPDTDTDMSQDVISMSIQ
- the LOC108605820 gene encoding lysozyme, whose protein sequence is MRTQSLALLSLSLWVIIISSSFDAVLSKRYMRCELARKLLQQHGFERSLLPVWICLLEHESDLDTAKITANPNGSSSYGLFQINTRYCQQDRRGGVCNIKCEDLLDENLRESASCAKRIQTSEGFRHWNGWQRYCRNTQNLPNLKVICGI